From Deinococcus aquaticus, one genomic window encodes:
- a CDS encoding S9 family peptidase: MPTPLPLEELVTLPITMGLTVSPDGEHVAYYDNRSGRMELCSLHLRTRERRQHTSGQAPATPRSAPVWSADSRALFLAWDHDGNERTALHVLTLDTGEVRALHHQPGSMDFPVHAHPDGTRLLVNSTRGGQMNVWQYDLTRSGEDAWTPLTTQPNSTQAVAYSPDGGRISLNTNESPDLRNMDGYVMNADGTGMRRVLHVQEGTRESVGHWHPDGTHLTAASDAAGHSRAGLLDLTSGEVKWFTPEGGPEETPGRISPDGQWLSVTRNADSTLTPLLYSLDTAAPRALHLPPGLSSGTQYALGHQLLVGHATTTTRADVLLYDLTTDTTSTLIPAEYGTLNPEQFTPGQYVHYPSPSAHDPQVQVPAILYAPTGLDPAVRHPALVHAHGGPTAQFFRTFDDEVQYLVSLGYTVICPNVRGSTGYGTPWRDANLRDWGGRDLQDIAAAALYLATLPHVDPARIGLYGGSYGGYLSYLAPVKHPDLFKVAIPIVGITDLHQLHADNSRDIPQLAYYFRTMMGHPDEHADLWRDRSAITHAANLNAHLLILHGTNDPRCPINQARSFRDALNATGKHEGQDYEYVEFDDQGHGTADPAARIRTTGLIADYLARHL, translated from the coding sequence ATGCCCACACCCCTGCCGCTGGAGGAACTCGTCACCCTGCCCATCACGATGGGCCTGACCGTCTCGCCGGACGGTGAGCACGTCGCGTACTACGACAACCGCAGCGGCCGCATGGAACTGTGCAGCCTGCACCTGCGCACCCGCGAGCGCCGCCAGCACACCAGCGGGCAGGCCCCCGCCACCCCCCGCAGCGCCCCCGTCTGGAGTGCCGACAGCCGCGCCCTGTTCCTCGCCTGGGACCACGACGGGAACGAACGCACCGCCCTGCACGTCCTCACCCTGGACACCGGTGAAGTGCGCGCCCTGCACCACCAGCCCGGCAGCATGGACTTCCCCGTGCATGCCCACCCGGACGGCACGCGCCTGCTCGTGAACTCCACGCGCGGCGGTCAGATGAACGTCTGGCAGTACGACCTGACCCGCAGCGGCGAGGACGCCTGGACGCCCCTGACCACGCAGCCCAACAGCACCCAGGCGGTCGCTTACAGCCCCGACGGCGGCCGCATCAGCCTGAACACCAACGAGAGCCCCGACCTGCGTAACATGGACGGGTACGTCATGAATGCCGACGGCACGGGAATGCGCCGCGTGCTGCACGTTCAGGAAGGCACCCGCGAGAGCGTCGGACACTGGCACCCGGATGGCACGCACCTGACCGCCGCCAGCGACGCCGCCGGGCACAGCCGCGCCGGACTGCTCGACCTGACCAGCGGCGAGGTGAAGTGGTTCACGCCCGAAGGCGGACCCGAGGAGACCCCCGGCCGCATCAGCCCGGACGGCCAGTGGCTGAGCGTCACCCGCAACGCCGACAGCACCCTCACGCCGCTGCTGTACAGCCTGGACACGGCCGCCCCCCGCGCCCTGCACCTGCCGCCGGGCCTGAGTAGCGGCACCCAGTACGCCCTCGGGCATCAGCTGCTCGTGGGGCACGCCACCACCACCACCCGCGCGGACGTCCTCCTGTACGACCTGACCACCGACACTACCAGCACCCTGATCCCCGCCGAATACGGCACCCTGAACCCCGAACAGTTCACGCCCGGCCAGTACGTGCACTACCCCAGCCCCAGCGCCCACGACCCGCAGGTACAGGTGCCCGCCATCCTCTACGCACCCACTGGTCTCGACCCGGCCGTCCGCCACCCCGCCCTCGTGCACGCGCACGGCGGCCCCACCGCGCAGTTCTTCCGTACCTTCGACGACGAGGTGCAATACCTCGTCAGCCTCGGTTACACCGTCATCTGCCCCAACGTGCGCGGCAGCACCGGCTACGGCACCCCCTGGCGCGACGCGAACCTGCGCGACTGGGGCGGCCGCGACCTGCAGGACATCGCCGCCGCCGCCTTGTACCTCGCCACGCTTCCCCACGTCGATCCCGCCCGCATCGGTCTGTATGGCGGAAGCTACGGCGGTTACCTCTCGTACCTCGCGCCCGTCAAACACCCCGACCTGTTCAAAGTCGCCATTCCCATCGTCGGGATCACCGACCTGCACCAGCTGCACGCCGACAACAGCCGCGACATCCCTCAGCTCGCCTACTACTTCCGCACCATGATGGGCCACCCCGACGAGCACGCCGACCTGTGGCGCGACCGCAGCGCCATCACCCACGCCGCGAACCTCAACGCTCACCTGCTCATCCTGCACGGCACCAACGACCCCCGCTGCCCGATCAACCAGGCCCGGAGCTTCCGCGACGCCCTGAACGCCACCGGCAAACACGAAGGGCAGGACTACGAGTACGTGGAATTCGACGACCAGGGCCACGGCACCGCCGACCCCGCCGCCCGCATCCGCACCACCGGGCTCATCGCCGACTACCTCGCCCGGCACCTGTAA